One window of Tepidanaerobacter acetatoxydans Re1 genomic DNA carries:
- a CDS encoding metallophosphoesterase, which translates to MRITGKYSKLHIGIVSGIIIGILAFLYVEANSLQITEYTIISPKIPEEFEGFKILQLSDLHSKEFGRDNIRLIEQIKAQNPDIIVATGDMLNSGNDNGQVFYNLAKELVKDFKLYYIKGNHEQIAEFKAQGAGSGWFDSYMDELRNLGVIILDNDKVELKKGDASINLYGLEISLLLYRGRYSGNYNGEQFIDVPSIEKKLGVCESEKYNILLTHNPAYFQIYSQWGADIVLTGHVHGGIIRIPFIGGLLSPDATFFPKYDAGEFELGKSKMIVSRGLGNSTIRLRVFNRPEIITITLCRGGQ; encoded by the coding sequence ATGAGAATTACAGGCAAATATAGTAAATTGCACATTGGAATTGTTTCAGGCATAATAATCGGAATTCTTGCGTTTCTTTATGTTGAAGCTAACAGTCTACAAATAACTGAATACACTATTATATCCCCTAAAATCCCCGAGGAATTTGAAGGTTTTAAGATACTACAATTGTCGGATTTGCATAGTAAGGAGTTTGGAAGGGATAATATACGTCTTATAGAACAAATCAAAGCTCAAAACCCTGACATTATTGTGGCCACCGGTGATATGCTAAATTCAGGCAATGATAACGGACAGGTATTTTATAATTTGGCAAAAGAACTGGTTAAAGATTTTAAACTGTATTACATAAAAGGGAATCACGAGCAAATAGCTGAGTTTAAGGCGCAAGGAGCAGGCTCTGGCTGGTTTGACTCTTATATGGATGAATTGAGAAACTTAGGTGTCATTATATTAGATAATGATAAAGTCGAGTTAAAAAAAGGCGATGCCTCAATAAATCTTTATGGTCTTGAAATTTCGCTTCTCCTTTACAGGGGAAGATACTCCGGCAACTATAATGGCGAGCAATTTATAGATGTGCCTAGCATTGAAAAAAAATTAGGCGTGTGTGAAAGCGAAAAATATAACATACTGCTCACGCATAACCCGGCGTATTTTCAGATATACAGCCAGTGGGGCGCAGATATAGTGCTGACCGGCCACGTGCACGGAGGGATCATCAGGATTCCCTTTATAGGTGGCTTGCTTTCCCCTGACGCCACATTTTTCCCAAAATACGATGCGGGCGAATTTGAACTTGGCAAGTCAAAGATGATAGTAAGCAGGGGCCTGGGCAACAGCACTATAAGACTCCGAGTCTTTAACCGCCCCGAAATAATAACTATCACCCTATGTAGAGGCGGTCAATGA